In one Thermanaerovibrio velox DSM 12556 genomic region, the following are encoded:
- the rsmA gene encoding 16S rRNA (adenine(1518)-N(6)/adenine(1519)-N(6))-dimethyltransferase RsmA, producing the protein MKDSRASNYRFKHNTDIGQNFLVNQGIVENIVKAAEILDGEVVLEVGPGKGILSRQILKWPCSRLISIEVDHRLSQFLDPLTQEDDRVTIIWEDALRMNFLKDLPCPPSLVIANLPYHITTPIVWKFLEELAPQGLTRMVLMVQREAAVRMIQQEGSKDRCPLGITLEAMGMVRKVLNVPPGAFRPIPKVQSSVIRIDITANRQLPRDPNWRRMLKISFAQRRKTLINNWGIAGIHRDEGLRRLISVGLRETTRAEEVPLNTWLKLSSSFQWSE; encoded by the coding sequence TTGAAAGATAGCAGGGCTTCAAACTACAGATTCAAACACAATACTGATATAGGGCAAAATTTTCTAGTAAACCAAGGGATAGTAGAAAACATAGTCAAAGCCGCCGAAATCCTGGATGGTGAGGTTGTGTTGGAGGTCGGGCCAGGGAAGGGCATCTTATCAAGGCAGATCCTCAAATGGCCATGCTCAAGGCTGATATCCATCGAAGTGGATCATAGATTATCACAATTTCTTGATCCCTTAACCCAAGAGGACGACAGGGTTACCATCATATGGGAAGACGCCCTAAGGATGAACTTTTTAAAGGATCTGCCATGCCCTCCGAGCTTAGTCATAGCCAACCTTCCATATCATATAACCACCCCCATCGTATGGAAGTTCCTGGAGGAGCTGGCACCTCAAGGCCTTACTCGTATGGTTTTGATGGTTCAGCGGGAAGCCGCAGTAAGGATGATCCAGCAAGAAGGCAGCAAGGATCGCTGCCCCCTGGGCATTACTCTGGAAGCGATGGGGATGGTTCGCAAGGTGCTGAACGTACCCCCTGGCGCCTTTCGCCCAATACCCAAAGTCCAATCTTCTGTGATAAGAATAGACATCACAGCAAACCGCCAACTACCCAGGGATCCAAACTGGAGAAGGATGCTGAAGATATCCTTTGCCCAAAGGAGGAAGACCCTTATTAACAACTGGGGCATCGCTGGGATACACCGTGATGAGGGTCTCAGACGGCTCATATCGGTGGGGCTGAGAGAAACCACCAGGGCAGAGGAAGTTCCTCTGAACACCTGGCTTAAGCTGTCCTCCTCATTCCAATGGTCGGAATAG
- the trmB gene encoding tRNA (guanosine(46)-N7)-methyltransferase TrmB, with protein MSWALGKVILNGPLEKLPLDLSFPGWDGRVFLEIGFGDGGFLAYLASKESRAAVVGMEVCQWCATKAARRVLRLGLDNVRILRGDARYLIGFCFKRSSLDGVILNFPCPWPKKRHTERRVTSPRFAGLLSEYLKPKGVFSLATDVEWYAMATMEFFEAMEGFSVVQYEVNPVRGFLTKYERKWKAQGRDTYLVEVRYEGGAQEHIPVEDACPYVEEDFDMEVAWQQVSREVEIYDLVGTLRDRKGGKEGHMFVFRDIFRGGDGVILVSAITVDDGFEQHFYIRFYPKGNGYGVKLDPVGHPYRTPAVRMAIKEAAGVLRVEL; from the coding sequence ATGAGCTGGGCTTTGGGAAAGGTGATACTTAACGGTCCTCTTGAGAAGCTTCCGCTTGACCTCTCGTTCCCTGGATGGGATGGGAGGGTTTTCTTGGAGATAGGCTTTGGTGATGGGGGATTTCTTGCATACCTGGCCTCTAAGGAGAGCAGGGCAGCGGTTGTGGGCATGGAGGTTTGCCAGTGGTGTGCTACGAAGGCGGCTCGAAGGGTCCTTAGATTGGGGCTTGATAACGTAAGGATACTTAGGGGTGATGCAAGATATCTGATAGGGTTTTGCTTTAAGAGGTCTAGTCTGGATGGCGTTATACTGAATTTCCCTTGCCCTTGGCCTAAAAAGAGGCACACGGAGCGGCGTGTTACGAGCCCTAGGTTTGCCGGGCTGTTGTCCGAGTACCTGAAGCCCAAAGGGGTCTTCTCCTTGGCTACGGATGTTGAATGGTATGCCATGGCAACTATGGAATTTTTTGAAGCTATGGAGGGTTTTTCGGTTGTCCAGTATGAGGTTAACCCAGTTAGAGGGTTTCTTACGAAATATGAAAGGAAGTGGAAGGCCCAGGGCAGGGATACTTACCTGGTTGAGGTCAGGTATGAAGGTGGTGCTCAGGAGCATATCCCTGTGGAGGACGCTTGTCCATACGTTGAGGAGGATTTTGATATGGAGGTTGCTTGGCAGCAGGTATCCAGAGAGGTTGAGATCTATGATCTGGTTGGGACCTTAAGGGACAGGAAGGGTGGCAAAGAGGGTCACATGTTTGTTTTTAGGGACATATTCCGCGGTGGGGACGGGGTTATTTTGGTTTCCGCCATAACCGTGGACGATGGATTTGAGCAGCATTTTTACATTCGTTTTTACCCAAAGGGTAATGGTTACGGAGTAAAGCTAGATCCTGTGGGTCATCCCTACAGAACTCCCGCTGTCCGAATGGCCATAAAAGAGGCTGCTGGGGTATTGAGAGTTGAGCTCTAG
- the gmk gene encoding guanylate kinase, with translation MMENNELRRGTLFVISGPSGAGKGTLRKMLFDRLPDLFYSVSYTTRSPRPGETDGVEYRFVSEEEFKRMIDEGVFLEWACVHGKYYGTSADDIERMLAQGRDVVLEIDVQGAKQVRQRIPEAVTIFVAPPSVEELEHRLQGRGTEEEREMSLRLKNAIDELSHAGEYQYRVVNDQVDYAAEDLIKIIERHRKFSGRC, from the coding sequence ATGATGGAGAATAACGAGCTCCGAAGGGGAACCCTCTTTGTGATATCCGGTCCCAGTGGAGCCGGTAAGGGGACCCTTCGTAAGATGCTTTTTGACAGGCTTCCGGATCTCTTCTATTCGGTATCCTACACCACCAGGTCTCCAAGGCCAGGGGAGACAGATGGGGTTGAGTACAGGTTTGTGTCGGAGGAAGAGTTTAAGCGTATGATAGATGAGGGAGTCTTCCTGGAGTGGGCCTGCGTGCACGGCAAGTACTATGGTACTAGTGCGGACGACATTGAACGGATGCTTGCACAGGGCAGGGATGTGGTTCTTGAGATAGATGTCCAGGGGGCAAAGCAGGTTAGGCAAAGGATACCCGAAGCGGTAACCATCTTTGTGGCGCCCCCATCGGTGGAGGAGTTGGAGCACCGTCTCCAGGGGCGTGGAACCGAAGAGGAGCGGGAGATGTCCCTGCGTCTTAAAAATGCGATAGATGAGCTTTCCCACGCTGGGGAGTATCAGTATAGGGTGGTTAACGATCAGGTGGATTATGCCGCAGAGGACCTTATAAAAATAATAGAGCGCCATAGGAAATTCAGTGGGAGGTGTTGA
- a CDS encoding RsmD family RNA methyltransferase, which produces MSSRNGLHGPKRGLPGPARPTSGKVIQALFNILGPLDRLRFLDLFSGSGRVARRAWELGAEVTAVEMDGRYCREICTGEEAIRVVKSDVRRFVQRAAKDGDSYHVVFADPPYCMGWMEELMDLFVVNRSIIKTGGTLVLEHSVREPLPGNLSRDDRIYGETVLSFFWDWDGGDGV; this is translated from the coding sequence TTGAGCTCTAGAAATGGGCTCCATGGGCCGAAACGTGGTCTTCCCGGGCCTGCAAGGCCCACGTCTGGGAAGGTCATACAGGCGCTTTTCAACATATTGGGCCCCTTGGACCGCCTTAGGTTTTTGGATTTGTTTTCCGGGTCAGGCAGGGTGGCCAGGAGGGCATGGGAGCTTGGTGCTGAGGTTACTGCTGTTGAGATGGATGGCCGTTATTGTAGGGAGATATGCACTGGGGAAGAGGCAATTCGGGTGGTTAAAAGTGATGTGCGACGCTTTGTCCAGAGGGCGGCAAAGGACGGGGATAGTTACCATGTGGTATTTGCGGATCCACCCTACTGCATGGGCTGGATGGAGGAGCTGATGGACCTTTTTGTCGTCAACAGATCCATAATAAAAACCGGTGGCACCTTGGTCTTGGAACACAGCGTGAGGGAGCCTTTGCCAGGTAACCTCTCAAGGGATGACCGGATATATGGGGAGACGGTGCTCTCGTTCTTTTGGGATTGGGATGGGGGTGATGGGGTTTGA
- a CDS encoding DUF370 domain-containing protein, producing MRMLHVGFGNMVSVDRIVAIISPASAPIKRLKDEAQREGRLVDATQGRKTRAILVMDSGHVILSALQPETLSNRFSTEGAVDDGE from the coding sequence ATGAGGATGTTGCACGTAGGTTTCGGTAACATGGTTTCCGTGGACAGGATAGTTGCTATAATCAGTCCCGCCTCTGCGCCAATAAAGAGGCTTAAGGATGAGGCTCAGCGGGAGGGTCGCCTTGTGGATGCTACCCAGGGCAGAAAGACCAGGGCCATACTTGTCATGGACAGTGGCCACGTTATACTCTCCGCCCTTCAGCCGGAGACGCTTTCAAACCGATTTTCAACGGAGGGGGCCGTCGATGATGGAGAATAA
- the coaBC gene encoding bifunctional phosphopantothenoylcysteine decarboxylase/phosphopantothenate--cysteine ligase CoaBC, whose translation MPAWKRGRRILVGVSGGISAYKILDYIRHLRRSECEVEVILTKGAEAFVSPLVISTLTGRRCWLEEDFLNPSRGYQIPHINLADWAEVFVIAPCTANVLSIAAAGSSDTLLGATLLAARCPVLIFPAMNVHMWEHKATQQNVSTCLQWGYQVIPPEEGALACGYEGKGRLPATEVLVEHTWRSLCPDRSFSGRSFLITAGPTWEFIDPVRFISNPSSGKMGVELARAAWYRGGDVTLVCGPGVSVDVPGVRFIPVISAEDMLLRCMENRDVDVIIKAAAVGDYRVATPSSSKIKREGRERLTLELFSNPDIAARLGEEKGESQILIGFAAETNNLDENAVKKMNAKGLDAIVANDVTEEGCGFGVDTNRVVMLDRSGGRFEFSGSKEDVSHMILDRVAVMMEGAK comes from the coding sequence TTGCCTGCTTGGAAGAGGGGGCGCCGGATCCTTGTAGGGGTATCCGGTGGCATATCTGCTTACAAGATATTGGACTACATAAGACACCTTCGCAGGTCGGAGTGCGAGGTGGAGGTTATTTTGACCAAGGGAGCGGAGGCCTTTGTAAGTCCCTTGGTCATCTCCACGTTGACGGGCCGGCGCTGTTGGTTGGAGGAGGACTTTCTTAATCCTTCAAGGGGATACCAGATTCCCCACATAAATTTGGCGGACTGGGCGGAGGTGTTTGTAATAGCCCCATGTACCGCCAACGTGTTGAGCATCGCTGCCGCAGGATCTTCGGACACGCTGTTGGGGGCTACCCTTTTGGCGGCCCGATGTCCGGTTTTGATCTTTCCAGCCATGAACGTGCACATGTGGGAGCACAAGGCTACCCAGCAAAACGTTTCGACTTGTCTCCAGTGGGGGTATCAGGTGATTCCGCCGGAGGAGGGGGCACTTGCCTGTGGCTATGAAGGGAAGGGGCGTCTTCCTGCCACGGAGGTCTTGGTGGAACACACCTGGAGGTCTCTTTGCCCGGACAGATCGTTCAGCGGCAGGTCTTTCCTAATAACCGCGGGTCCTACCTGGGAGTTTATAGACCCTGTAAGGTTTATAAGCAATCCGAGCTCTGGGAAGATGGGGGTTGAATTAGCCAGGGCTGCATGGTACCGGGGTGGAGATGTCACATTGGTATGTGGTCCTGGGGTGTCCGTGGATGTCCCGGGGGTTAGGTTTATACCGGTGATCTCAGCGGAGGACATGCTCTTAAGATGCATGGAGAACCGAGATGTGGATGTGATCATAAAAGCCGCTGCGGTGGGTGATTATAGGGTTGCGACCCCCAGTTCATCGAAGATAAAGAGAGAGGGAAGGGAAAGGCTTACGCTGGAATTGTTTAGCAACCCAGATATTGCTGCCAGATTGGGGGAGGAGAAGGGGGAATCTCAGATACTGATCGGTTTTGCTGCGGAGACGAACAATCTAGATGAGAACGCCGTAAAAAAGATGAACGCTAAGGGGCTTGACGCCATAGTGGCTAATGACGTTACCGAAGAAGGTTGCGGTTTCGGAGTTGATACTAACAGGGTTGTCATGCTGGATAGGAGCGGTGGGCGGTTTGAGTTCTCCGGGAGCAAGGAGGACGTGTCCCATATGATCCTTGATCGGGTGGCTGTGATGATGGAGGGGGCCAAGTAA
- the der gene encoding ribosome biogenesis GTPase Der encodes MSVVAIVGRPNVGKSSLFNRLVGKKLAIVEDIPGVTRDRLYAETEWDGKRFYLVDTGGIEPASPHPFQDAIRRQVEIALKECDVVIFLLDGKEGVTAGDEAIAEMLRRSSKPVVVAMNKIDNPKREDNVLDAYSLGFPLVMGISVEHGINMGDLLDAVASSLPDDEPVEDDEGAIRFSIVGRPNVGKSSLFNRLIGEERAVVSPIPGTTRDTVDVDFQWNQLKFRIMDTAGLRRKSRVDDSLEYYSVVRTLKAIDRSHVALLLMDASEMLTEQDKRLMLHVEERGKGLVIGVNKWDLLTPSEDLGDRIRDRIRDELPTLSYAPMVFLSAKTGRGIQKVPELIARAYNNRLRRLKTADLNRLLRDTLQFERMPGDGKGRYLKIYYVTQADMAPPTFIFFVNHRELADRSFTRRLEKLIRSMGDFEGTPIRIWFRNKEDQSQ; translated from the coding sequence TTGTCCGTGGTGGCTATAGTGGGGCGGCCAAACGTTGGTAAGTCGTCCCTTTTTAATCGTCTTGTGGGGAAAAAGTTGGCCATAGTGGAGGACATTCCGGGTGTTACCAGGGATAGGTTGTATGCGGAGACGGAGTGGGACGGAAAGAGGTTTTACCTTGTTGATACGGGGGGCATAGAACCCGCTTCCCCGCATCCTTTCCAGGATGCCATAAGGCGTCAGGTGGAGATCGCCCTGAAAGAGTGCGATGTGGTCATATTCCTCTTGGATGGTAAAGAGGGTGTAACTGCCGGTGATGAGGCCATAGCTGAAATGTTGAGGAGGTCTTCTAAGCCGGTGGTTGTGGCCATGAACAAGATAGACAATCCCAAGAGGGAAGACAACGTTCTTGACGCTTACTCCCTGGGGTTTCCCCTGGTGATGGGCATAAGCGTTGAGCATGGTATAAACATGGGTGATCTTTTGGATGCGGTGGCTTCGTCTCTACCTGATGATGAACCTGTTGAGGATGACGAAGGGGCCATAAGGTTTTCCATAGTGGGTCGTCCAAACGTCGGTAAGTCATCCCTCTTTAACCGCCTTATAGGGGAGGAACGGGCGGTGGTAAGTCCGATCCCTGGTACCACTAGGGATACTGTGGACGTAGATTTCCAGTGGAATCAGCTCAAGTTTAGGATAATGGATACCGCTGGGCTTAGGAGAAAGAGCCGGGTCGATGACTCGTTGGAGTATTATTCGGTGGTCAGAACCTTAAAGGCCATAGACAGGTCTCACGTGGCCTTGCTCCTGATGGATGCTTCAGAGATGCTTACCGAACAAGACAAAAGGCTGATGCTTCACGTGGAGGAGCGGGGGAAGGGATTGGTTATTGGGGTCAACAAGTGGGATCTCCTTACCCCTTCTGAGGATCTTGGGGACCGTATAAGGGATAGGATAAGGGATGAACTGCCTACATTATCTTACGCGCCGATGGTTTTCCTATCCGCCAAGACCGGTAGGGGAATTCAGAAGGTACCTGAGCTGATAGCTAGGGCATACAATAACCGGTTGAGAAGGCTTAAGACCGCGGATCTGAACAGGCTCCTTCGTGACACCCTTCAGTTTGAGAGGATGCCAGGAGATGGGAAGGGTAGGTACCTGAAGATATATTATGTGACCCAGGCGGACATGGCGCCCCCTACGTTCATCTTCTTTGTTAATCATAGAGAACTGGCGGATAGATCATTTACGAGGCGCCTTGAGAAACTTATAAGATCCATGGGGGATTTTGAAGGTACGCCTATAAGGATCTGGTTCAGGAACAAGGAGGACCAATCTCAGTGA
- a CDS encoding DNA-directed RNA polymerase subunit omega — MIFCDIDKICRERNIPNKYVLALVVAARARQLSERKGRLGDDEKYISRAIDEISRGEIILSYGGDSHPDATVKETV; from the coding sequence GTGATATTCTGCGATATTGATAAGATATGCAGGGAGAGGAACATACCCAATAAGTACGTCTTGGCCTTGGTTGTGGCCGCGAGAGCGAGGCAGCTAAGCGAGAGAAAGGGGCGTCTTGGGGACGACGAGAAGTATATTTCGAGGGCCATAGACGAGATAAGCCGCGGGGAGATAATCCTATCGTACGGTGGGGATTCTCACCCGGATGCCACCGTGAAGGAGACCGTGTAA
- a CDS encoding tRNA(Met) cytidine acetate ligase, whose amino-acid sequence MYDTPIIGIVAEYNPLHKGHKHHLESTKELFPNCPIVVVLSANFVQRGEPAFLDKWSRAEAALKAGADLVLDLPTPFSCHQAQVFASAAVDILWGTGLVTHMSFGMEDPSDLLEKAGSILIQEPPAFKHSLKKWLNQGFSFVEARTRALDEVEPGLGGFLKGSNNLLALAYKIRIMSRGLPIKTVAIRRIGAGYNEKDFYDIPSATAVRSLWASDKKERALEGLPDFSREILEREEKLGRVVLRGNPTWWDLLRWKILSSSREEISLSAEMSEGLENSLKKWAAKALSYDEFLDMMVSRRYPRSRIQRLCCHLLLGYNHWFNRAAQRLGPSWIGVLGMSPVGNSLLRRMRESARLPVISRFTSPRDQYSRELLKIEERACRLWEMLVKGDVDYFRSRRVIRTFESPPAGSSPSSF is encoded by the coding sequence TTGTATGATACTCCCATAATCGGGATAGTTGCAGAATATAACCCATTGCATAAAGGACACAAACACCACTTAGAAAGCACCAAGGAGCTATTCCCCAACTGCCCCATCGTGGTGGTACTGTCCGCCAACTTCGTCCAAAGGGGCGAACCCGCATTCCTCGACAAATGGAGCCGGGCGGAAGCGGCCCTCAAAGCCGGAGCAGACCTCGTCTTAGACCTGCCGACCCCCTTCTCATGTCATCAAGCCCAGGTCTTCGCTTCCGCAGCGGTGGACATCCTATGGGGCACCGGACTGGTGACCCACATGTCCTTTGGGATGGAAGACCCTAGTGATCTCCTTGAAAAAGCCGGATCCATATTAATACAGGAACCCCCTGCCTTCAAGCACAGCCTTAAGAAATGGCTGAACCAAGGGTTCTCTTTCGTAGAAGCCAGGACCAGGGCATTGGATGAGGTCGAACCGGGCCTCGGAGGCTTCCTAAAGGGATCAAATAATCTGCTGGCTCTGGCATACAAGATTAGGATAATGTCTCGGGGGCTCCCTATAAAGACCGTTGCCATAAGGAGAATAGGCGCCGGGTATAACGAAAAGGACTTCTATGACATCCCCAGCGCCACCGCTGTAAGAAGCCTATGGGCATCCGACAAAAAAGAACGGGCCTTGGAAGGCCTCCCGGATTTCTCCCGCGAAATACTTGAACGGGAGGAAAAGCTGGGAAGGGTTGTCCTCCGGGGAAACCCCACCTGGTGGGACCTGCTTCGTTGGAAAATACTGAGCTCCTCCAGAGAAGAAATCTCCTTATCCGCCGAGATGTCCGAAGGGCTTGAGAACAGCTTGAAGAAATGGGCTGCTAAAGCCCTCAGCTATGACGAATTCCTAGACATGATGGTAAGCCGCCGCTATCCAAGGAGCAGGATACAACGACTGTGCTGCCATCTTCTACTAGGCTATAACCACTGGTTTAACCGAGCGGCCCAAAGGTTGGGACCATCCTGGATAGGAGTCCTGGGCATGAGCCCTGTTGGAAACTCTCTATTACGGCGCATGAGGGAATCCGCCAGGCTTCCGGTGATCTCCCGCTTCACATCCCCAAGGGACCAATACTCCAGGGAACTGCTTAAAATAGAGGAGAGGGCCTGTAGGCTCTGGGAAATGCTAGTCAAAGGTGATGTCGACTACTTCCGAAGCCGAAGGGTTATTAGGACCTTCGAAAGTCCACCGGCGGGATCCTCTCCCTCATCCTTCTGA
- a CDS encoding HU family DNA-binding protein, with protein sequence MTKADLVNELVKSVEDLTKKKAAETVDALFNVIQEALAKGDKVQLVGFGTFEVQTRAAREGRNPQDPTKTIKIPAKKAPVFRAGKALKDAVNK encoded by the coding sequence TTGACCAAGGCGGATCTAGTTAATGAGCTGGTCAAGAGTGTGGAGGATCTTACCAAGAAGAAGGCGGCGGAGACTGTGGATGCCCTCTTCAATGTGATTCAGGAGGCCCTGGCCAAGGGCGACAAGGTTCAGCTGGTGGGGTTTGGTACCTTTGAGGTTCAGACCAGGGCAGCTAGGGAGGGACGTAACCCCCAGGATCCAACCAAGACCATAAAGATCCCCGCTAAGAAGGCCCCGGTCTTCAGGGCTGGCAAGGCGCTTAAGGATGCGGTTAACAAGTAA
- the coaD gene encoding pantetheine-phosphate adenylyltransferase — translation MIRAVYPGSFDPITNGHVYIAERAAALFDELVVAVLHNPQKRATFSVEERQMMAREALSHLPSVKVDAFEGLLVDFMRRKRSRIIIRGLRALSDFEYEFQLAQMNRQLAPEIETMFIVTDAQYSYLSSRGVKEVYSFGGSIQDMVPPGVFRRMRERIPPVDFRRS, via the coding sequence TTGATAAGGGCGGTTTACCCTGGGTCCTTCGACCCTATAACCAACGGTCATGTCTATATAGCGGAGAGGGCTGCAGCTCTTTTTGATGAGCTTGTGGTAGCGGTTCTTCACAATCCACAAAAGAGGGCTACGTTCAGCGTGGAGGAGAGGCAGATGATGGCCAGGGAGGCCCTTAGCCATCTCCCCTCGGTTAAGGTGGATGCCTTTGAGGGGCTCTTGGTGGATTTCATGAGACGCAAACGAAGCCGGATAATCATAAGGGGACTGAGGGCCCTTTCTGATTTTGAGTACGAGTTTCAGCTGGCCCAGATGAATCGCCAATTGGCTCCGGAGATAGAGACCATGTTCATTGTAACCGACGCTCAGTACTCATACCTGTCCAGTCGTGGGGTGAAGGAGGTGTACAGCTTTGGGGGCTCCATACAGGATATGGTGCCCCCTGGGGTGTTCAGAAGGATGAGGGAGAGGATCCCGCCGGTGGACTTTCGAAGGTCCTAA
- a CDS encoding YicC/YloC family endoribonuclease — MTGYGSAKADGDWGTMTMGITSVNHRYQEITVKLPREFSWWEPWFHRKIRSAFSRGKVSCRLDVAWSGRCGSNMINRDFLMALYRDVASMASDMGAPPVDLGYLLGVSGVLDGRSAVMDEDALEEIFSDLINRAVEDWNASRRAEGEFLWGEVMGKISVYEGIIDDLSSAWGEARDRAFEHAKERVSAMLKDMGLDLDESRWAQELVLMADRWDVEEELSRIRSHLLQFRQVTSKEGPWGKRLDFIIQELNRETNTIGSKVNDAVLRSMVVDAKTALEMVREQIQNLE, encoded by the coding sequence ATGACTGGTTATGGCAGTGCCAAAGCGGATGGTGATTGGGGAACCATGACCATGGGGATAACCAGCGTCAATCATCGATATCAGGAGATAACGGTTAAGCTGCCAAGGGAATTCTCTTGGTGGGAGCCTTGGTTTCATAGAAAGATAAGAAGTGCTTTCTCCCGTGGTAAGGTTAGCTGCAGGTTGGATGTTGCGTGGAGCGGACGATGTGGTAGCAACATGATAAATCGGGACTTCCTGATGGCTCTCTATAGGGATGTTGCATCTATGGCCTCCGATATGGGTGCACCTCCTGTGGATCTTGGGTATCTATTGGGAGTAAGCGGGGTTCTTGACGGCAGATCTGCCGTTATGGATGAGGATGCACTGGAGGAGATTTTTTCTGACCTGATAAATAGGGCTGTTGAGGATTGGAATGCCAGCCGCAGAGCTGAAGGGGAGTTTCTGTGGGGGGAGGTCATGGGCAAGATCTCTGTCTACGAGGGCATCATAGATGACCTAAGCTCCGCATGGGGGGAGGCCAGAGATCGGGCTTTTGAACATGCAAAGGAGAGGGTATCTGCCATGCTGAAGGATATGGGCCTTGATTTGGATGAGTCTCGTTGGGCCCAGGAGCTGGTTTTAATGGCAGATAGGTGGGATGTGGAGGAGGAGTTATCCAGGATACGCTCTCATCTCCTTCAGTTTCGCCAGGTGACCTCTAAGGAGGGGCCTTGGGGTAAACGCTTGGACTTTATAATTCAGGAGCTCAACCGGGAAACCAACACCATAGGTTCCAAAGTCAACGATGCTGTTCTGAGGTCCATGGTCGTTGATGCTAAGACCGCCCTGGAGATGGTGCGGGAGCAGATTCAAAATCTGGAGTGA
- a CDS encoding acetate/propionate family kinase, with amino-acid sequence MKVLVLNCGSSSLKYQLIDMSDETLLAKGLVERIGIHGSRIKHVKVGMDPVVKETDIPNHDVAVKLVIDALLDLHHGVLKDLSELSAAGHRVVHGGERFTSSVLVDQEVLKGIEEVIPLAPLHNPANLMGIKAVMNALPGLPNVAVFDTAFHQTMPPHAYMYGIPYEHYQVDRVRRYGFHGTSHFYVAHRVAQVMNRPVEQLKIVTCHLGNGSSITAVDGGKSVDTSLGYGTTEGILMGTRSGNLDPSVMIYLMEKYGDAKTVSDVVHKKSGVCGISGISSDMRDVEEAMEKGNERAKLAFDMLCYGIRKYIGAYAAAMGGLDAIVFTAGIGENSDLVREEVCKHLEFLGVKFDPSKNKVRGKEAELSAPDSRVKVFVIPTNEELVIARDTKELVLRG; translated from the coding sequence GTGAAGGTCTTGGTGTTGAACTGCGGAAGCTCATCTTTGAAGTACCAGCTCATCGACATGTCCGATGAGACCCTTTTGGCTAAGGGGCTGGTTGAGAGAATCGGTATCCATGGATCCAGGATCAAGCATGTGAAGGTAGGGATGGATCCGGTGGTAAAGGAGACCGACATTCCTAACCACGACGTGGCGGTGAAGCTGGTTATTGATGCCCTGTTGGATTTGCATCACGGGGTGCTCAAGGATCTTTCTGAGCTTTCCGCCGCAGGCCACCGGGTAGTTCACGGAGGCGAGCGTTTTACCAGCTCCGTGCTTGTGGATCAGGAGGTCCTTAAGGGTATTGAAGAGGTTATCCCATTAGCGCCTCTCCACAACCCCGCCAACCTCATGGGGATAAAGGCGGTCATGAACGCCCTGCCTGGGTTGCCCAACGTGGCGGTGTTTGATACCGCTTTTCATCAGACCATGCCTCCTCATGCTTACATGTACGGTATTCCCTATGAGCATTACCAGGTGGATAGGGTGCGTCGTTATGGTTTCCACGGCACCAGCCATTTCTACGTGGCTCACCGGGTGGCTCAGGTGATGAACAGGCCCGTAGAACAACTTAAAATAGTCACCTGTCACCTTGGTAATGGGAGTTCCATAACCGCTGTGGATGGAGGTAAGAGCGTTGATACCAGTCTCGGTTATGGTACCACTGAGGGAATTCTTATGGGTACTAGGTCCGGGAATCTTGACCCATCGGTGATGATATATCTCATGGAGAAGTATGGAGATGCTAAGACTGTGAGCGATGTGGTTCACAAGAAGAGCGGTGTCTGCGGGATAAGCGGCATCTCCAGCGACATGAGGGATGTAGAGGAGGCCATGGAGAAGGGTAACGAGCGGGCCAAGCTGGCTTTTGATATGTTGTGTTACGGCATAAGGAAGTACATAGGAGCCTATGCTGCGGCTATGGGCGGGTTGGATGCCATAGTATTTACCGCTGGAATTGGAGAGAACAGCGACCTGGTTAGGGAAGAGGTTTGTAAGCATCTTGAGTTCTTGGGGGTTAAGTTTGACCCATCTAAGAATAAGGTGAGGGGCAAGGAGGCCGAGCTAAGCGCGCCGGATTCCAGGGTTAAGGTCTTTGTGATACCAACCAACGAGGAATTGGTTATAGCCAGGGATACCAAGGAATTGGTGCTTAGAGGATAA